Proteins from a genomic interval of Candidatus Omnitrophota bacterium:
- a CDS encoding metalloregulator ArsR/SmtB family transcription factor has translation MKIRKARQILKSFADDTRLRIIHLLKNTREMNVTELCDALGKKQSNISKHLTRLRLTGVVRDRREGNLVKYFLAKPATNAHRELLNAIIKGLSDVEVFKEDLKRTGLKKQKITGGKK, from the coding sequence ATGAAGATCAGGAAGGCCAGGCAGATCCTTAAATCGTTCGCGGACGACACTCGTCTCAGGATAATACATCTTTTGAAAAATACCAGGGAAATGAACGTTACCGAACTCTGCGACGCTCTTGGGAAGAAACAGTCCAATATCTCAAAACATCTTACCAGGCTTCGCCTGACGGGGGTGGTACGCGACAGGAGGGAAGGCAACCTTGTGAAGTATTTTCTCGCCAAACCAGCCACGAACGCGCACAGGGAACTTTTGAACGCGATAATAAAAGGACTTTCCGATGTAGAGGTCTTCAAGGAGGACTTGAAAAGGACTGGTCTTAAAAAACAAAAAATAACCGGAGGTAAAAAATGA
- a CDS encoding glycosyltransferase yields the protein MPKRAEKVIKRGEPTLASYRSVAPEGTVDLIYCLAEKLKGRSFLHVNSTKMGGGVAEMLIRLLPIFTELGIDARWEIIKGTELFYSTTKSFHNTLQGDVTWIPEEGYEEYRKVNAENAANLSLDADFTVIHDPQPAAFIEQKPAGSKWVWRCHIDISRPQRKVWNFLKQYVEKYDGAIFSLPGFAQRLSIPQFLIYPSIDPLSDKNRDLTDTEIKAITHKYGIPGDKPMILQVSRFDKFKDPVGVIEAYKVVKRYDDCCLVLAGGGATDDPEGMAVLKTVKDIASSDEDIFVLDLPPDANLTINALQRAATVILQKSTKEGFGLTVAEAMWKAKPVIGGAVGGIMTQILYGRTGYTVNSVEGCAFRIRYLLNNPEIAEKLGENARDYTRKNFLITRHICDYLALMAAMLGL from the coding sequence ATGCCAAAAAGAGCTGAAAAAGTGATCAAGCGCGGCGAGCCTACCCTGGCATCTTACAGGTCCGTGGCCCCGGAGGGGACAGTGGACCTGATATATTGCCTGGCCGAGAAGCTTAAAGGACGGTCGTTCCTGCACGTGAATTCCACGAAAATGGGTGGAGGCGTGGCTGAGATGCTTATAAGATTGCTCCCGATCTTCACTGAACTCGGGATAGACGCCAGGTGGGAGATCATCAAGGGAACGGAACTTTTTTACAGCACTACCAAGAGCTTCCATAATACGCTTCAGGGGGACGTTACATGGATCCCCGAAGAGGGATATGAGGAATATAGGAAAGTGAACGCGGAGAACGCGGCCAACTTGTCTCTTGACGCGGACTTTACCGTTATCCACGATCCTCAGCCGGCGGCTTTTATCGAACAAAAACCCGCCGGATCAAAATGGGTGTGGAGATGCCATATAGATATTTCACGCCCCCAGAGGAAAGTATGGAACTTCCTGAAACAGTATGTGGAAAAATATGATGGCGCGATCTTTTCCCTTCCCGGGTTCGCGCAGAGGTTGTCCATACCTCAGTTCCTCATATATCCATCCATAGATCCGTTGAGCGATAAGAACAGGGACCTTACCGATACTGAAATAAAGGCCATAACACATAAATACGGTATTCCGGGGGATAAACCAATGATACTCCAGGTCTCCAGGTTCGATAAGTTCAAGGATCCCGTGGGAGTGATAGAGGCCTATAAAGTAGTAAAAAGATACGACGACTGCTGTCTTGTGCTTGCCGGGGGAGGGGCAACGGATGATCCGGAGGGGATGGCGGTACTAAAGACGGTGAAGGATATTGCCTCGTCCGACGAAGATATATTCGTGTTGGACCTGCCGCCGGACGCTAACTTGACCATAAACGCCCTTCAGAGAGCTGCCACTGTTATCCTGCAGAAATCCACTAAAGAAGGTTTCGGGCTTACGGTAGCCGAGGCCATGTGGAAGGCAAAACCTGTTATTGGTGGTGCTGTGGGGGGGATAATGACCCAGATACTTTACGGGCGTACGGGATATACCGTGAATTCGGTAGAAGGGTGCGCTTTCAGGATAAGGTACTTATTGAACAACCCGGAAATAGCCGAAAAACTCGGGGAAAATGCCCGGGATTATACCCGCAAGAACTTCCTCATTACACGTCATATCTGTGATTACCTGGCTCTTATGGCCGCTATGCTCGGGCTTTGA
- a CDS encoding DUF5752 family protein encodes MMKEFDFIECLEIKELLGRKADNELHLMEMIEEAPADSIYYHTHSYFLRHFYLSGQYPNDFANWTVLQVRDRVLGEKLGSITPAPGKGIEEIRSEIIDIMDAHLSSLRTVPAVIQGEPFYFMKSRIIKVPTGKKAGSLDEFIKVLSSIHASAIYFHMFEARIRIKKGKSDFSIWLEEVLGLGGLADKIEKIDCYMYSLEQIRRKIVELCQKELKK; translated from the coding sequence ATGATGAAGGAATTCGATTTTATAGAATGCCTGGAAATAAAAGAGCTCCTCGGACGTAAAGCCGACAACGAGCTTCATCTTATGGAAATGATCGAGGAAGCCCCGGCGGATTCGATCTACTACCATACTCATAGTTATTTCCTCCGCCATTTTTACCTGTCAGGACAATACCCTAACGATTTCGCGAACTGGACCGTATTGCAGGTAAGGGACCGCGTGTTAGGGGAAAAGCTCGGCTCGATCACTCCTGCCCCTGGGAAGGGGATAGAGGAGATCAGGTCTGAGATCATCGATATAATGGACGCGCACCTCTCATCGCTTAGGACCGTGCCCGCGGTCATACAGGGTGAACCTTTTTATTTCATGAAATCGCGTATCATTAAGGTACCGACCGGGAAAAAGGCCGGGAGCCTTGATGAGTTCATCAAGGTGCTGAGCAGCATCCACGCAAGCGCGATATATTTCCATATGTTCGAAGCGCGTATCAGGATAAAAAAAGGGAAGAGTGATTTCTCGATATGGCTTGAGGAAGTGCTGGGACTCGGAGGGCTCGCGGATAAGATAGAAAAAATAGATTGCTATATGTACAGTCTCGAACAGATAAGAAGGAAGATCGTGGAGCTATGCCAAAAAGAGCTGAAAAAGTGA
- a CDS encoding PilZ domain-containing protein, protein MYKGIERRTCSRIKRPGEMFLRQYAGNRAGWKSAMWDVVPLADIGAGGARFYHDGPLLKGSLVDIKLNVVKGMPPLECIGKVIRVKDMPGTGAFELAASFVEMPGEKKDLIDKEVESFTQHGW, encoded by the coding sequence ATGTATAAAGGCATAGAGAGAAGGACATGTAGCCGCATTAAGCGTCCGGGAGAGATGTTCCTCCGGCAGTACGCGGGGAACAGGGCCGGGTGGAAAAGCGCCATGTGGGACGTGGTGCCTTTAGCCGACATCGGGGCGGGAGGAGCACGTTTTTATCATGATGGTCCTCTCCTGAAGGGGTCGCTTGTGGATATAAAGCTTAATGTCGTTAAGGGGATGCCTCCACTTGAGTGTATAGGCAAAGTGATACGGGTAAAGGATATGCCGGGTACCGGGGCCTTTGAATTGGCCGCCTCATTCGTTGAAATGCCCGGAGAGAAAAAAGACCTTATAGACAAAGAGGTCGAGTCTTTCACTCAGCACGGCTGGTAA
- a CDS encoding 4Fe-4S binding protein produces the protein MAYKITDKCVACGACKPECPVEAISEGEPIYIIDPEKCIDCGACQAVCPVQAIEN, from the coding sequence ATGGCTTACAAAATAACCGATAAATGCGTTGCCTGCGGTGCGTGTAAACCGGAATGCCCGGTAGAAGCCATAAGCGAAGGCGAACCCATTTACATCATAGACCCTGAAAAATGCATTGATTGCGGCGCGTGCCAGGCCGTGTGTCCCGTACAGGCCATTGAGAACTAA
- a CDS encoding ferrous iron transporter B, which produces MEDHEKKILLMGNPNVGKSAIFSRLTGAKVTISNYPGTTVGFSQGRMKLSDKEFGVLMDVPGVYNLDPLCRADEVACGLISSGDIIVNVLDATNLERGLFLTLELIEKNKPVVVALNMWDETRHKGIEINTGRLEEMLGVPVVTTCGITGEGIKALVERIRQGIPARGQVLSREEKWKRAGEIISGTQILHHHHHTVLEALEEVTTRPVTGLPVALVVLYLSFLLIRAIAENLIYYVLDPLFEQYWIRVVDWLNGVLGSGVLREIMIGGLVDGKIDFGSSFGLLTTGLYVPLAAVLPYIISFYFVLGIIEDSGYLPRLATQVDNFMHKIGLHGYAIVPMILGLGCNVPGAMALRLLENRREKFIAATLMAITVPCMAQIAMIVGLVGERGGKYVALIFGILFVLMVVKGLILNRVMKGASPEILWEIPPYRMPQIGPVLKKLWMRISGFMKEALPMVLGGVLLVNLLYMFRVLDVFATVLAPVFRDLWGLPEGTISAMVIGFLRKDVAVGMLGPLDLSTRQLVIACTILTIYFPCVATFTVMIRELGIKDMIRSVGIMLVTALTVGGVLNLVLWK; this is translated from the coding sequence ATGGAAGATCACGAAAAGAAAATACTCCTCATGGGGAACCCCAATGTCGGTAAAAGCGCTATATTTTCGCGTCTTACCGGCGCGAAGGTCACTATATCCAATTACCCCGGAACTACCGTGGGATTCAGCCAGGGAAGGATGAAACTTTCGGATAAAGAGTTCGGGGTGCTGATGGACGTCCCCGGTGTGTATAATCTCGACCCGTTATGCCGCGCTGACGAAGTGGCGTGCGGGCTTATAAGTAGCGGGGATATCATCGTGAACGTTCTCGACGCTACGAACCTGGAAAGAGGGCTATTCCTTACGCTTGAGCTCATAGAGAAGAACAAGCCCGTGGTGGTAGCCCTGAACATGTGGGATGAGACCAGACATAAAGGCATTGAAATAAATACGGGCAGGCTCGAGGAGATGCTGGGTGTCCCGGTGGTCACTACATGCGGGATAACCGGGGAAGGGATCAAGGCCCTGGTCGAGCGGATACGTCAGGGTATCCCGGCCAGAGGACAAGTTCTCTCCCGGGAAGAAAAGTGGAAAAGAGCCGGGGAGATAATAAGCGGAACGCAAATACTGCATCATCACCATCATACGGTCCTGGAAGCGCTCGAAGAAGTAACGACGCGTCCCGTTACGGGATTGCCCGTCGCCCTGGTGGTGCTTTACCTTTCGTTCCTCCTGATAAGGGCAATAGCGGAAAATCTTATTTATTATGTTCTCGACCCATTGTTCGAACAATATTGGATAAGGGTGGTGGACTGGCTGAACGGCGTGTTAGGCAGCGGTGTCCTGAGGGAGATCATGATCGGGGGGCTTGTTGACGGGAAAATAGATTTCGGCTCGTCTTTCGGTCTCTTGACAACAGGTTTGTATGTGCCCCTGGCGGCGGTATTGCCATATATAATAAGTTTCTACTTCGTTCTTGGCATTATTGAGGACTCGGGATACTTGCCTCGCCTGGCGACACAGGTGGATAATTTCATGCACAAGATCGGGCTTCATGGGTACGCGATAGTACCGATGATACTGGGGCTGGGGTGTAACGTCCCCGGAGCCATGGCATTGCGGCTTCTCGAGAACAGGCGGGAGAAGTTCATTGCCGCGACGCTTATGGCCATAACGGTCCCATGCATGGCGCAGATAGCCATGATAGTTGGTCTCGTGGGAGAACGCGGGGGCAAGTATGTTGCGCTCATTTTCGGGATACTCTTCGTGCTTATGGTGGTCAAGGGGCTTATCCTTAACCGTGTCATGAAAGGCGCGAGTCCCGAGATCTTATGGGAGATCCCCCCATACCGAATGCCGCAGATCGGACCAGTGCTTAAAAAACTGTGGATGAGGATATCCGGTTTTATGAAAGAAGCGTTACCGATGGTGCTCGGGGGGGTGCTACTGGTAAACCTGTTATATATGTTCCGGGTGTTGGATGTATTCGCCACGGTGTTAGCTCCCGTATTCAGGGATCTCTGGGGCCTGCCTGAGGGCACTATTTCGGCGATGGTGATAGGCTTTCTTCGCAAGGATGTAGCGGTAGGCATGCTGGGGCCGCTGGATCTTTCAACGCGGCAGCTGGTCATAGCATGTACCATACTTACTATTTATTTCCCGTGTGTGGCCACATTCACAGTGATGATACGGGAACTGGGAATAAAGGATATGATAAGATCAGTTGGTATCATGCTGGTGACCGCGCTTACGGTCGGGGGGGTATTAAATCTTGTGCTCTGGAAATAA
- a CDS encoding FeoA family protein has protein sequence MDLTELDNKKRARVIEINGGHNAIARLEALGIRPGKYITKLSAHFWKGPVTIMVDRTKVAVGHGMAKRIMVEE, from the coding sequence GTGGACCTTACAGAGCTTGACAATAAGAAACGCGCGCGCGTTATAGAGATAAACGGGGGACATAATGCCATAGCCAGGTTAGAAGCGCTTGGCATAAGGCCGGGTAAGTACATCACGAAACTCAGTGCCCATTTCTGGAAGGGGCCGGTCACTATCATGGTGGACCGGACAAAAGTGGCGGTAGGGCATGGTATGGCAAAGAGGATAATGGTGGAAGAATAA
- a CDS encoding metal-dependent transcriptional regulator, whose product MLVLPNISIEKNTRGGKMASGGSARLTSSMEDYLEAIVTLKREGGTARVSDISRVMDVKKPSVTGALSVLVDRGLIVHEKYGRVELTGKGEKIAGEIREKHDMLVGFLHKVLGLDRDLSEKDACGMEHSISQKTFERLTAFLRGLEPGKIKKRGK is encoded by the coding sequence ATGTTAGTCTTACCTAACATATCCATTGAAAAGAACACTAGGGGAGGAAAGATGGCGTCAGGCGGGAGTGCTAGGCTAACTTCGAGCATGGAGGATTATCTCGAAGCCATAGTTACGTTGAAAAGAGAAGGAGGGACCGCGCGGGTGAGCGATATAAGTCGCGTGATGGATGTGAAAAAACCAAGCGTTACGGGCGCCCTGTCCGTGCTTGTGGACCGAGGCCTTATAGTGCATGAAAAATACGGCCGTGTGGAACTTACCGGTAAAGGGGAAAAAATAGCCGGGGAGATCCGGGAAAAACACGATATGCTGGTGGGGTTCCTTCATAAGGTCCTGGGACTGGACAGGGACCTTTCGGAAAAGGACGCGTGCGGGATGGAACATTCTATAAGCCAGAAGACGTTCGAGCGATTGACGGCTTTTTTGAGAGGGTTGGAGCCCGGGAAGATAAAGAAAAGAGGGAAATAA
- a CDS encoding carbonic anhydrase: DIPKKYRNTPIGLLLEYHNLDKPFKTYSDAELLIGMCMDNRKHLHIPENFAYIIRSGGANLRYSAFKVSYAIAVGEVGHIALIAHNNCGMTNLISKKRKFINGLVERAGWTKDAAEEHFMNLVLMHEIGNELDFIVSEAVRLSKRYPKIKVAPLYYKVEENRLYCIS, from the coding sequence GATATACCAAAAAAATACCGCAATACTCCCATAGGGTTATTGTTGGAGTACCACAATCTCGACAAGCCGTTCAAAACATACTCCGATGCCGAGCTTTTAATAGGCATGTGTATGGATAATCGTAAGCACCTGCATATCCCCGAGAATTTCGCGTATATAATACGTTCCGGAGGCGCTAACCTGAGGTACAGCGCGTTCAAGGTCTCCTACGCGATAGCCGTAGGTGAGGTCGGGCATATAGCGCTCATCGCGCACAATAATTGCGGGATGACCAATCTTATATCGAAGAAACGTAAGTTCATTAACGGACTTGTCGAACGGGCAGGATGGACCAAGGACGCGGCAGAGGAACATTTTATGAACCTTGTCCTGATGCACGAGATAGGGAACGAACTGGATTTCATCGTCAGTGAGGCCGTTCGGTTAAGCAAAAGATATCCGAAGATAAAGGTCGCGCCTTTGTATTACAAGGTTGAAGAGAACCGGCTGTATTGTATTTCCTGA